The genomic DNA TATTTGGCGTTATGTTTTATAACTCGTGGCAGCTTTCTATAATAGCCATATTTATCGTTATCGGCGTTTTATATCCGCTTTCAACGCTAAGAAAACGAATCAGTAAGGCTATGGGAAAATCAGTAAGTTACGCTTCTGAATTGATGAAGCATTATAACGAGGCGTTTTTTGGCAATCGAGTAATTAACGCCTATAATCTTCAAGAGAGGCAGGATAAAAATTTCAAAAATATAACGGACGGCATGTTTGCGATGAGCATGAAAATTACGCAAAGAACCAGCGCCTTAACGCCTATCATCCATCTGATCGCCTCTTTTGGCATAGCGGCGGTTATCTGGTACGGCACGCTTTTGATTGTCGACGGAACGATCAGCGCGGGCGCTTTTGTCTCGTTTCTCGCCGCTTTGATGATGCTTTACACTCCGCTAAAAGGCATGGGAGGGACATATAGCAACATTATAATGTCCGTTATGGCTATCGAGCGCGTTTTTGAGATGATGGATATCGAGCCAAGCGTTAAAAACCGCGAAGGCGCCAAAGCGCTTCGCGGCGATATACGATCAATCGAATATAAAGACGTATCGTTTAGCTACGACGGCAAAAGAAAAGCGCTAAGTAATATCAGCGTTAAAATCGACGCGGGAAGCATGATCGCGCTTGTTGGAAATAGCGGCGGCGGCAAATCTACGTTTGTTAGTTTATTGGCGCGTTTCTACGACGTAACTAGCGGCGGTATTTTAATAAACGGAGTAGATATAAGAGATATAGATTTGATATCGTTACGAGAGCATATATCTATCGTATTTCAAGACAACTATCTATTTGACGGCACAGTCCGCGATAATATCACGCTAGGCAAAGAGGCGAGCGACGATGAGATCGCGCGGGCGATCAAAGGCGCTTGTTTAGACGATTTTATAGCCGAATTAAAAGAGGGGCTAAACGCGAAAATCGGCGAAAGAGGCGCGTTGCTTTCGGGCGGACAAAAACAGCGCGTCGCAATCGCTAGAGCGTTTTTGAAGAACTCGCAACTCGTTATTTTAGACGAAGCCACAAGCGCGTTAGATAACAAGTCGGAAGCCGTCGTTCAACAGGCGATCGACAATCTAATGCAAAACCGCACGGTGATTGTGATAGCTCACCGCTTATCTACGGTTAGAAACGCGGACAAAATTATCGTCGTTAATCACGGCAAAATAGCGGAAATTGGAACGCATACCGAGCTTTTAGCGCTAGAAAACAGCGTATATGCCGCGCTTTACAGATCGCAGTTTAAAGAAACAAAGAGCGCTTAACGTGAGGCGCGCGATCTAAAACGCGCGAAACTTATTGGAGACTCGCCGCCGTCTTTTAATATCCGATCGTTTGGCGCGATAAGGAAATATAGATAATTTTCGCGAGTTATTTTTGCGCGGACGCGTTTTTTTGCGAAACTATCGCGAGGACGGACATCTAATTCTTTTGGATTTAACGCCCGCGATCGCGTAAGATTAGCGCTTAGCGACCAACGCGAGGCGAAAACCGATCTTAGGGTCAGAATATGATTTCGGTCGATAATCGCGCCGTGAAACGCGCAAATCGGTTAACTTCCCGCCGTAGTCGCCGCCCCTTACGACGCGATCGCCATTGTAACATTCGTTGATCGGATCGGAGCGCGAAACCTGCGGGTATTCGGCGTAACAGTCTTGAACCCACTCGGCGACGTTACCGCTCGTGTCGTATAGTCCGAAGCCGTTTGGGTTTTTAGCGCCTACGGGATGCGCTCGAGCGCCTGAGTTCGAATCATACCAAGCGTAACCGCCCGCAATCGTTTCGTCGCCCCACGAAAATCGCGTATTCGTTCCGCCTCTCGCCGCGTATTCCCATTGCGCTTCGCTGGGTAGCGCGTATTCGTATTGCGCCCCGCCGATTATTATAACGCCCGCGTCGGCGTTGAGTTTCGCTATAAAACCCTTCGAGTCCGCGACGCTCGCCCAGCTAACGCCCCCAATAGGCTCCGCGCCGCGATCGCCGCCCATAACGGCTCGCCATTCGGTTTTGGAGGTCTCGTAAAACGCGATATAAAACGGCTTTGTAATCGTTACGTCGTTAACTTGACCTTCATTCTCGCTCGATTCAGCGTCGTTCGCGCCCATTTTAAAAGTTCCGGAGTTAATTAAAACCAACTTGATATTTGTCGTTTTATTAACGCAGGTCGGCTCAAAACTCGATAACCTATTGCAATCGATAACGCCGTCTTCGCTATCGTCGTCGGCATAGTTAATATCGTAGGCTTTGCACCCCGCGAAAACGATTAGCGCTAAAACATACGTTAAGCGCGTCAGAGCCTCGCGCCTTGCAAAAACGATTAACGCCAAAATCCGTAAAACCCTCATAATGTTCGACGTTAGCAAAAAAGCTTCCATTTATCGAAACGGCTTGTAAAAACTATGGCGCGCAAGAGAAAGCATAGGACGATCGGCTGGAGAGTCGCCGTAAGCGCGGATTATTTCAAACTCGCTTAGATCGTAACTCTCCTTTACTCGCCTAATCTTCTCTTCGCCTTTGCAGTTTGGCGAGGCTAGGGCGCCCGTAAAACGGTTATCGACTATTTCCGGTTTTGTGGCGATCAGCTTTAGATTCATATTTTCGCACCACTTTTTCAACCAGATTTCGACCGACGCGGAGACGATCGCTATCTCGCACCCTTCGGACTGAAGCCATTTGATCTCTTCGAGCGCTTTGGGGCGGATAATGCGGCTAATGCGATGCGCGGCGTATCGATCCGCAATCGCTAGTAGCTTGTCGTAATCGCTCCCGCCGAAAAAAAAGGCAAGGACGCGCCGCTTAGCCTCCGCGTCCGATATTAAGCGCAAAGCGTATCCGAGTATTACGCCGCCTAATCGCAAAGCGCCGATCAAAAGTCGTTTCTCGCCAACCGCGAAACGAATAAAATCGATCATCGAATCGCGATCGCTAATCGTGCCGTCAAAATCAAAAAGCGCTACAGTTTTCATCTAAATCTAGTCGTCCGCC from Helicobacteraceae bacterium includes the following:
- a CDS encoding ABC transporter ATP-binding protein/permease; the protein is MPKKPKKPLNAAAAYRKMYPFIKPYWFRALIAMVATIPVGAMDAAIAYMLRPYTDSVLVEKSIETLTYIPIIIVAFGIVQGAFNYFSTYMNAWVGAKITNDLRIKLYNKLLLLDAAFYDKKNSGDIQFRFNNDAGTACSGLIGNVKIMVTRIFSTIALFGVMFYNSWQLSIIAIFIVIGVLYPLSTLRKRISKAMGKSVSYASELMKHYNEAFFGNRVINAYNLQERQDKNFKNITDGMFAMSMKITQRTSALTPIIHLIASFGIAAVIWYGTLLIVDGTISAGAFVSFLAALMMLYTPLKGMGGTYSNIIMSVMAIERVFEMMDIEPSVKNREGAKALRGDIRSIEYKDVSFSYDGKRKALSNISVKIDAGSMIALVGNSGGGKSTFVSLLARFYDVTSGGILINGVDIRDIDLISLREHISIVFQDNYLFDGTVRDNITLGKEASDDEIARAIKGACLDDFIAELKEGLNAKIGERGALLSGGQKQRVAIARAFLKNSQLVILDEATSALDNKSEAVVQQAIDNLMQNRTVIVIAHRLSTVRNADKIIVVNHGKIAEIGTHTELLALENSVYAALYRSQFKETKSA
- a CDS encoding formylglycine-generating enzyme family protein, which codes for MEAFLLTSNIMRVLRILALIVFARREALTRLTYVLALIVFAGCKAYDINYADDDSEDGVIDCNRLSSFEPTCVNKTTNIKLVLINSGTFKMGANDAESSENEGQVNDVTITKPFYIAFYETSKTEWRAVMGGDRGAEPIGGVSWASVADSKGFIAKLNADAGVIIIGGAQYEYALPSEAQWEYAARGGTNTRFSWGDETIAGGYAWYDSNSGARAHPVGAKNPNGFGLYDTSGNVAEWVQDCYAEYPQVSRSDPINECYNGDRVVRGGDYGGKLTDLRVSRRDYRPKSYSDPKIGFRLALVAKR
- a CDS encoding HAD-IB family hydrolase, with the protein product MKTVALFDFDGTISDRDSMIDFIRFAVGEKRLLIGALRLGGVILGYALRLISDAEAKRRVLAFFFGGSDYDKLLAIADRYAAHRISRIIRPKALEEIKWLQSEGCEIAIVSASVEIWLKKWCENMNLKLIATKPEIVDNRFTGALASPNCKGEEKIRRVKESYDLSEFEIIRAYGDSPADRPMLSLARHSFYKPFR